From the Coffea arabica cultivar ET-39 unplaced genomic scaffold, Coffea Arabica ET-39 HiFi ptg000200l, whole genome shotgun sequence genome, one window contains:
- the LOC113719030 gene encoding uncharacterized protein isoform X2 produces the protein MTFLDASAGSPVLGVGFTGSLASTRPKLGDHRFHLSTRTSDQLWVSTVTLSKGLRTREQEETVSSQFLLKGIAKACKVEATYVSELNESEVPDEYESKFDEDQELEQVINGQICFKVYPFSSDIANTKRKIILSGSFNPLHEGHLKLLDVAISICGDGYPCFELSAINADKPPLTVSQIKERVKQFERVGKTVIVSNQPYFYKKAEFFPGSAFVIGADTAVRLIDPKYYGNDYAKMLEILIGCKNTGCVFLVAGRNVDGVFKVLEDFDVPEELKGLFISIPADTFRLDISSTEIRRSRGM, from the exons ATGACTTTCCTGGATGCGTCTGCAG GTTCTCCTGTTCTGGGAGTCGGTTTTACTGGTTCTCTAGCTAGCACACGCCCCAAACTAGGAGATCATAG GTTTCACTTGTCAACTAGAACATCTGACCAGCTTTGGGTATCAACGGTTACTCTGTCAAAG GGTTTGCGCACTCGTGAGCAAGAAGAAACAGTCTCAAGCCAGTTCTTACTCAAG GGAATTGCCAAGGCTTGCAAGGTTGAGGCAACCTATGTTTCTGAGCTAAATGAATCTGAAGTTCCTGATGaatatgaaagcaaatttgATGAAGATCAAGAATTAGAGCAAGTTATAAATGGACAGATTTGCTTTAAGGTCTATCCCTTTTCAAGTG ATATTGCTAATACGAAACGGAAGATTATTCTATCTGGTTCCTTTAATCCTTTACATGAAGGTCACCTAAAGCTCTTGGATGTTGCAATTAG CATATGTGGGGATGGATACCCGTGCTTTGAATTGTCCGCCATAAATGCTGATAAACCTCCTTTGACAGTATCTCAAATCAAAGAACGTGTCAAACAGTTTGAAAGAGTTG GAAAAACAGTCATAGTATCTAATCAGCCATATTTTTACAAGAAAGCAGAGTTCTTTCCTGGCAGTGCTTTTGTCATTGGTGCAGATACAGCAGTGAGATTAATCGAT CCGAAATACTATGGGAACGATTATGCAAAGATGTTGGAGATACTCATCGGGTGCAAAAACACTGGATGTGTTTTCCTTGTTGCTGGCCGAAACGTAGATGGTGTTTTCAAG GTACTTGAGGATTTTGACGTACCAGAGGAACTGAAAGGCCTGTTCATTTCCATACCAGCAGATACATTCCGCCTGGACATTTCATCAACTGAAATTAGGAGAAGTCGAGGAATGTGA
- the LOC113719030 gene encoding uncharacterized protein isoform X1: MTDGSMRALVGSIHSCPTQAVLYIAGGASQALGLLLSVPGASNTVLEAVVPYSGMSMIQLLGKVPAQFASAKTAEEMALLAYNRALKLSKPGSPVLGVGFTGSLASTRPKLGDHRFHLSTRTSDQLWVSTVTLSKGLRTREQEETVSSQFLLKGIAKACKVEATYVSELNESEVPDEYESKFDEDQELEQVINGQICFKVYPFSSDIANTKRKIILSGSFNPLHEGHLKLLDVAISICGDGYPCFELSAINADKPPLTVSQIKERVKQFERVGKTVIVSNQPYFYKKAEFFPGSAFVIGADTAVRLIDPKYYGNDYAKMLEILIGCKNTGCVFLVAGRNVDGVFKVLEDFDVPEELKGLFISIPADTFRLDISSTEIRRSRGM; this comes from the exons ATGACGGACGGCTCCATGCGAGCTCTCGTAGGATCCATACACTCTTGTCCTACTCAGGCCGTTCTCTACATCGCCGGCGGCGCCTCGCAGGCGTTAGGGTTGTTGTTGTCGGTCCCCGGAGCATCAAATACGGTACTGGAAGCCGTAGTTCCGTATTCTGGAATGTCCATGATTCAATTGCTCGGCAAG GTTCCAGCTCAATTCGCTAGTGCCAAGACGGCGGAGGAAATGGCACTCTTGGCTTATAATAGAGCTTTAAAGCTTTCTAAACCAG GTTCTCCTGTTCTGGGAGTCGGTTTTACTGGTTCTCTAGCTAGCACACGCCCCAAACTAGGAGATCATAG GTTTCACTTGTCAACTAGAACATCTGACCAGCTTTGGGTATCAACGGTTACTCTGTCAAAG GGTTTGCGCACTCGTGAGCAAGAAGAAACAGTCTCAAGCCAGTTCTTACTCAAG GGAATTGCCAAGGCTTGCAAGGTTGAGGCAACCTATGTTTCTGAGCTAAATGAATCTGAAGTTCCTGATGaatatgaaagcaaatttgATGAAGATCAAGAATTAGAGCAAGTTATAAATGGACAGATTTGCTTTAAGGTCTATCCCTTTTCAAGTG ATATTGCTAATACGAAACGGAAGATTATTCTATCTGGTTCCTTTAATCCTTTACATGAAGGTCACCTAAAGCTCTTGGATGTTGCAATTAG CATATGTGGGGATGGATACCCGTGCTTTGAATTGTCCGCCATAAATGCTGATAAACCTCCTTTGACAGTATCTCAAATCAAAGAACGTGTCAAACAGTTTGAAAGAGTTG GAAAAACAGTCATAGTATCTAATCAGCCATATTTTTACAAGAAAGCAGAGTTCTTTCCTGGCAGTGCTTTTGTCATTGGTGCAGATACAGCAGTGAGATTAATCGAT CCGAAATACTATGGGAACGATTATGCAAAGATGTTGGAGATACTCATCGGGTGCAAAAACACTGGATGTGTTTTCCTTGTTGCTGGCCGAAACGTAGATGGTGTTTTCAAG GTACTTGAGGATTTTGACGTACCAGAGGAACTGAAAGGCCTGTTCATTTCCATACCAGCAGATACATTCCGCCTGGACATTTCATCAACTGAAATTAGGAGAAGTCGAGGAATGTGA